One segment of Candidatus Methylomirabilota bacterium DNA contains the following:
- a CDS encoding patatin-like phospholipase family protein, which translates to MSDRHHGARAVATLVALAIMTAPAPARASCRASSVPPDAPMALVLSGGGAKGAYEAGVAAALVERGLPIRLVAGSSAGALNAAMIASGRADRLETMWRTVTREQVYTLRGPVIFAGFLPGWLTLLVLNETSALFDPAPLRDLIAAS; encoded by the coding sequence GTGAGCGATCGGCACCACGGCGCGCGGGCGGTCGCCACCCTCGTCGCGCTCGCCATCATGACGGCGCCCGCGCCTGCCCGCGCGTCATGCAGAGCATCCAGCGTGCCGCCTGACGCGCCCATGGCGCTGGTGCTCTCGGGCGGCGGCGCCAAGGGCGCTTACGAGGCTGGCGTTGCCGCCGCCCTGGTCGAGCGCGGGCTGCCCATCCGGCTCGTCGCCGGCTCTTCCGCCGGCGCGCTCAATGCAGCCATGATCGCCAGCGGCCGGGCCGATCGGCTCGAGACGATGTGGCGCACGGTGACGCGCGAGCAGGTCTACACGCTGCGCGGGCCGGTAATTTTCGCGGGCTTTCTGCCCGGCTGGCTCACCCTGCTCGTCCTGAACGAGACCAGCGCGCTCTTCGATCCGGCGCCCCTGCGGGATCTGATCGCCGCCTCGG